The Plantactinospora sp. KBS50 sequence GGGACCGCAAGGTTCCGGCACCGGATTGGCGGATTTCCGCCCCGGTGTCGGAAAAATCCTCTAATGTACGGTCACCAACCCCGTCGTTCCTGGTCACCGCGCCGCCCAACCCATCGATGGTCCTCAACGGACTGTCGTCCAAAGACAGTGCACAGTGGAGACCAGATCGGACGGATCGGGCGAAATCCTGGACGCCGGGTCGACAAAGTGGCAGCGTAATGGGCATGGCGGAAACAGCTATCAACCCGACAGCCGCAGCGCTGCTCGGTCTGCTCCACGAGGGACCCATGACCGGCGGTCAACTGATGGCCGCGGCCGAGCGTCGGCTCGCCCCGTACTGGTCGATGACCCGCAGTCAGGTCTACCGCGAGTTGCCGGTGCTGGCCGACCAGGGACTGGTCCGGCTGGGCAAGCCCGGCCCGCGGTCCAGCCAGCCGTACGCGATCACCGCGTCCGGCAAGCGGGTCTTCTCCCGCTGGCTCACCGAGAACCCCGGCCGGGACACCCTGCGCAACCCGACCGCGCTGCGGGTGGCGTTCGGCCCCCAGCACTCGGCCAACCAGCTCAAGTCGCTCTACCAGACCGCGAACGACTACCACGCCGAGGCCCTGGCCGCGGCGCGGGAACAGGTCAAGGACGCCAAGAAGTCCGGCGACCCGTACGGCGCCGCGGCGCTGGAGTTCGCGGTCCAGTACCACCGGGCGGCGCTGTCCTGGCTCAAGAACGCCCCGGTGGGGTGAGCGTCGGCACACCACGGCCCCCCGCGCTCCATGCCGGGTGACCGGGTTGGGCACCCGGGGACGTATTGTTGATGGTTGTGACACCTGCCGACATCGCCGACCAGCTCCGGGACCTCGACGCGACCCTGCGGAACATCGAGGCCGTTCTCGACCTTGACAAGCTTCGCCAGGACAAGGCCGCGCTGGAGCAGGAGGCCTCCGCCCCCGACCTCTGGGACGACCAGACCCGGGCCCAGCAGGTCACCTCACGGCTGTCGTACGTCAACGGCGAGATCAGCAAGCTGGAGAGCCTGCGCGGCCGGCTGGACGACGCCCGGCTGCTGCTGGACCTCGCCCAGGCCGAGGACGACGCCGGGACCATCGCCGAGGTCGAGGCCGAACTGGGCCGGCTCGGCAAGGCCATCCAGGAGCTGGAGGTCCGCACGCTGCTCTCCGGCGAGTACGACTCCCGGGAGGCGCTCGTCGCGATCCGGGCCGGGGCCGGCGGGGTGGACGCGGCCGACTTCGCCGAGATGCTGCTGCGGATGTACCTGCGCTGGGCGGAACGGCACGGCTACCCGACCGAGGTCTACGAGACCTCGTACGCCGAGGAGGCCGGGCTCAAGTCGGCCACCTTCGCGGTCAAGGTGCCCTACGCGTACGGGACGCTCAGCGTCGAATCCGGCACGCACCGGTTGGTCCGGATCAGCCCGTTCGACAACCAGGGCCGGCGGCAGACCAGCTTCGCCGGGGTCGAGGTGCTGCCGGTGACCGAGCAGACCGACCACATCGACATCCCGGAGAACGAGATCCGGGTCGACGTCTACCGGTCGTCCGGGCCGGGCGGGCAGAGCGTGAACACCACCGACTCGGCCGTGCGGATCACGCACATCCCGACCGGCATCGTGGTCACCTGCCAGAACGAGAAGTCCCAGTTGCAGAACAAGGCCTCCGCGCTGCGGGTGCTCCAGGCCCGGCTGCTGGAACGCAAGCGCCAGGAGGAGCAGGCCAAGCTCGACGGGCTGAAGACCGACGCCGCCGGGTCGTGGGGCGACCAGATGCGCTCGTACGTGCTGCACCCGTACCAGATGGTGAAGGACCTGCGCACCGAGCAGGAGACGGGCAATCCCAGCTCGGTCTTCGACGGCGAACTGGACAGCTTCATCGAGGCCGGGATCAGATGGCGCAAGCAGCGCCAGCTCGCCGTTGACGCCGGGTGACCGTCTGGTCGCGCCGGACGGTTCGGTAAGGACGACAATTTTCGCCTAGCTGACAACATCGGACGGCGGCCCGGCACCGGGCTTGGCGATTTCGTTACACCGCGTAGACTCACCACCCGTGATTCAGCTCGAGCAAGTGACGAAGAC is a genomic window containing:
- a CDS encoding PadR family transcriptional regulator: MAETAINPTAAALLGLLHEGPMTGGQLMAAAERRLAPYWSMTRSQVYRELPVLADQGLVRLGKPGPRSSQPYAITASGKRVFSRWLTENPGRDTLRNPTALRVAFGPQHSANQLKSLYQTANDYHAEALAAAREQVKDAKKSGDPYGAAALEFAVQYHRAALSWLKNAPVG
- the prfB gene encoding peptide chain release factor 2 codes for the protein MTPADIADQLRDLDATLRNIEAVLDLDKLRQDKAALEQEASAPDLWDDQTRAQQVTSRLSYVNGEISKLESLRGRLDDARLLLDLAQAEDDAGTIAEVEAELGRLGKAIQELEVRTLLSGEYDSREALVAIRAGAGGVDAADFAEMLLRMYLRWAERHGYPTEVYETSYAEEAGLKSATFAVKVPYAYGTLSVESGTHRLVRISPFDNQGRRQTSFAGVEVLPVTEQTDHIDIPENEIRVDVYRSSGPGGQSVNTTDSAVRITHIPTGIVVTCQNEKSQLQNKASALRVLQARLLERKRQEEQAKLDGLKTDAAGSWGDQMRSYVLHPYQMVKDLRTEQETGNPSSVFDGELDSFIEAGIRWRKQRQLAVDAG